Below is a window of Phocoena sinus isolate mPhoSin1 chromosome 2, mPhoSin1.pri, whole genome shotgun sequence DNA.
GGTGCCCCGCCTTAGAGCATCAGAGAGGAGAACCGGCCGCATATTGTCAGAGGTGACAATAGGGCTCCTGTGTGCCGCGGGTGGTTGGAGAGGGCATGGACTCAGGCAAATGAGCCGGGATGCCCACAGATAGAGAGGCGTACGGGTGGTTGGGGCTTTGCTTCCACGTCAGTGCTCGCTAGAATGGAGGGCCACCTGAGGCAGTTCAGCCTGGTCAGGGGGCCCGAGGGGGCCGGGGACAGCCAGGCCCTGGCTAAGCCGCAGGAGCTGGCCCTCATGTGGTTCATGGAGACGCAGGCCCCCCTCATTTTGCAGAATGGAGCCCTGCCCCCCTGGTTTCACGGATTCATCACCCGCAAGTAAGGCTGCCCCTGTCCACGTGCCCAGCGTGGCCCCTAGCCCCCCAGGGCCGAGGGGCTAGCCCCTTTCCCTGGGCTAGGCGGGGACCCCAGGAAGCAGTGGGTGGGGGAACAGACTGAGGAATGCCGAGTTCTCTGACAGCCGCTTCTGTGGGCAAGGTGGGCAAAGGCACTGGCCCCGGCTCTGAGTGTAGGGCTGGGATGGCTGGGGCTGTCAGGCGgccagagaaacagagaggggCAGGCTGGAGAAGGATGCATTCAGAACAGCTCCGGATAACCTGATGAATTACTAGGGGGACTGTTTCATTCATCATCCAAACCAGAGCACTGTTAGTAAGAGGACTTAACTAGGAGAACTGTTCTAAGTGGGGACTCTCCCAGGCGAACCTGGATATACAGTTACTCTAGGAATACGGGCCAAGATGTGGAGGCTGGCTTTCTGATTGGGCTGGATCTCCAAGCTGCCAAAGCACTAGCTAAAGAAATGACAAATGCAGCCACTCATTAGGTCCTCCTGGCCCAGCACCTGGCATTGAAGCAGGCACAGCTTCACGGGCATTGACGTGTACTGTAACACAGGGCCCTCTGCTCTGTTGAAATTCTTACTTTTTGAGTAAGGGGCTCCAGCTTTTCATTTAGTACTGACCCCTGCAAAATTTGTAGCTGGTCCCGCATAGAGCAGGCACTCAGCAAGTATTTGGTGAATAAGTGGGTGAGGAAATATCTGGTCTATGTACTGccaaaccagaagaaagctggaattgCCACCATGCCTCCAAAATCCTTGGCATCATTTAGAACTATCTGTAGCTGCCTGAGGCTGAAGGGGACATGCAAGGGAAGGGGATGAGAACCTATGAGTTGCCATTGTGGTCAGGCTCCAGACATTCCAACGCCTTCTCCCTGCAGAAACTACTGTGTTGTACACATCCTGCACAGCTGTACACAGCAGTCCTGAGGCAAGGATCCCACAAACCTAAAAATCTCGCGCTCTATGGATTCCTTCTTGCTGCAGGGACATTCAGGTGGGGAGGGTCAGTGGTTACTGTGCCTGATGGTGAGGCAGTagtgggggggggcggtgtgtATGTGACCTCAGGCTTCCAAACCAGCCAGCCCCAGACTGAGTCTTCCACAGAACCAGACGAAAGTCTGAGGGAGCTCTCTATAAAGGGTTGGAGATCTGTGCACTGGGTCTGGGGCATGGCTGGCAGGGACTCTGAGGCTGGTCTAAGTCAGGCTGCTCCTGCTGTTGTGGGGACCCAGCCCCAGCTAATGGCATGTCCTCTGCCCAGGCAGACGGAGCAGCTGCTCAGGGACAAAGCTCTTGGCTCCTTCCTCATCCGCCTCAGCGACCGGGCCACCGGCTACATCTTGTCCTACAGGTAAGAAAGGAAGCCCTCTGCAAAGGGCAGGTGGGCTCTGGCTCCACAAGCCAGACTTGCAGATAAGCTTGGAATCTCCACCAGCCCACACTGCTGGGCTTTCCCTGGGCCCTGACTCCCTCACTCCCTCAGTCATCCGTCCACGTCCATCAGACATTTTCTAAACAGCAGCAGCCGTATACTAGGATGAAGCACCCACCTTCGAGGGGGTGagttggtggggggcaggggagaaccTTCTTCTGATGGGAGGCtggggaaggcttcacagaggtggATTTTGAGCACAGGATAGAAGGAAGAACAGCAACTTGCTGGGCAGAGGAGGTGTGATTGGGGTTTAGGAAGGCCTTTCCAATAGATTGAACTGCATATGCAAAAGAACAGAGACAGGGCAGACTAAGGTGTTGGGAGCCACAAGTTGCCAGATGCAGAAGGACACATGGTTCCAGTGGAACAATGCCTGGAGAGGAAGGCCGGGGGCAGCTCAGGACGGCCTTGGATGTCTGGCTATGTCTGTAGACAATGAAGGGTCATCTGGTCAGACTTAGGTTTTGCAAGGATACTTCAGGCAGCCTATGGAAGGAGGACTCAAGACAGGTGCTGGAGGTGTGGGGGCAGTGGGGACTACTGAGGGGTGAGGTCTGGGCTAGATGAGGAAGCTTGGGCTAGGGTAAGGCAGTGGGCATGGAGAAGAGGAGACAAGATGGCCAGGATGAAGTCAGAGGTGGCGACGTCAGAGCCTGTAggttgggtggggggaggcagaaaaaggaagaagttccctcccccacccctagttagggagggagggaggctggggctcCAGGGCAAATCTCAAGGGCCTCAGATTCAGATTCAAAATTATCATCTGTTCAGATTGCCCCAGTTCTAATTCTGATCTTGAGCACGTCACTTTGCCTCTCTGCACctacttttcctcatctgtaaaatgggtatattgCATAGGATTGTTGAATGGGTTTGATGAGTTTATACCTTTAAAAGTGCTTGGTACAGTGTCCAGaacatagtaaataaataaatgttagtcattattaaaatagttattgTTATTCTATGTGCCAGGTATGGTCCTCAGCACTTTGAAATATACAAACTCAGCAGTTTTCAAATGTCTTTTCAGcatcagggcttttttttttcaaacatgatCTTAGGTGGAGCGCCAGCTTATTAAAGAGATCAAAGTGGGGCTGcacaaagatatacaaatagcccaGTGGAATCCAGAAACAGTCCCCCACATTTGGTTACCTGATTTGCAACAGAGGTGCCATTGCAATTCAGcgcgggggagggtggggggtcGCGGCGGGGGGAGGAGTATGGGGAGGCTGGttttttcaataagtggtacaggagcaattggatatccacatggaaagaaatgacccccacctcacaccatacataaaaattaattctagaTGGTTCACAGACCcaagtgagaaaagcaaaagaaaacacaggaaaagaaaacataggaaatatttttcatgactttgagacaggcaaagatttcttaaacgaGACACAAGAGTACTGACCATAAAAGGGAAGGTTAACAAAttggatttctttaaaattaagaacttttgtgaATCAGAAGATACCATTCAGTGAATAAAAGGACAAGCCGCAGTGCTAGAGAGGTTTTGTATTGTAATACATACACCTAATAAAAGACTCATATCCAGACTATATGAAGAACTCCTGCAAATCAGTAAGACAAAGATGACACAGGCAAAATAAAGGCACTTCCTAAAAGAGGGTCCAAAAGGACAGTGAGCTGGTGTCCAGCAGCTTTAGCAATCCGGGAAGTagaaactaaaaccacaatgaatgGCTACAGTGGAAAGACAGAGGCTACCTAAGAGTCGGTGAAGATGCAGAGCAGCTGTAACTCTCATACTTGGCAATGATCTTAGAAGACAATTCGGCATAATCTACTAAAGCTAAACATACATGTATCCCTCACCCAATCCTCCTTCCTGGGATATTCTCAATAGCAATGAATACATATATTCAGCAAAAGCCATGTACgagaatgttcagagcagctttatttataattgcccagATGTGGcaataatctaaatgtccaacagccgaatggataaactgtggatTTAATTAAATGGAATACTACCTATCAATGGGGGGGAAAAAGGAAGCTAATCCTACATGGACTTGAATCAATCTCAAAGATATAATGTcgcgtgaaagaagccagacacaaagaagaaatactgtatgattccatttaggtGAAATTCCATAACAAGCAAAACTGATCTACGGTGATGGGGGTCAGAGTGGTGGCTACGTTGGACTGGAAGGGGCCACGAGGGAGCCTTCTGGGGAGCCGGAAAATGTTTTGTTCTGCTCTAAGCGGTGGTTACCTGGGAATGTTCATATGTGGAAGTTCATCGAGCTGCACACTTAGGATGTGTGCACTTCACTGTGTTTACGTTACTcttccataaaaaaggaaaatgaagagggtGGGACTTTACAGGCTGGAGTGGAGATGGGAGCTGGAACTCCATCTTTTCGGCCTGGGTGGGATTTGGGTGAGATGAGTAAGGCTGAGTTGTGCAAGTGGGGGCTCGGACCTCATCTTTTAAGCCTTAGATATTTTGCTCATCATGGATATTTTggtattaattttgattttctaaaatattgcattattagttatcttgattactgagttttgtGGCATCCCTTTAAATTTGCGTCCATGTTCCAAGCTGAGTGCCTCACTCCCCCTTAACCCCGGCCCTGGCCCTTTCCTCCCTGACTGAcatgcgggggtgggggtgcggTGTGCGTTGGAAAACCGCTCCCTATCACCTGCAAGGCTGTGTTTGCTGGATGTCAACTTCCACTTTATAGAGGAGCACGTCAAGGCCCAAGTGGGCAGCATGGCCCCGGGTCAGCTCCGGCCCTGGGCCAAGGCAGGGCTGCCAGTTGTCAGCAGCCCCAGGCCACAAGTGTTTGTGTTGCAGGGGCAGTGACCGCTGCCGGCATTTTGTCATCAACCAGCTCCAAAACCGGTGCTACCTCATCTCAGGGGACACCCAGAGCCACGGCACCCTGGCTGAGCTCGTGCGCCATTACCAGGAGGTGCAGTTTGAGCCCTTCGGGGAGACCCTGGCTGCTGCCTGCCCCCGGGTAGGTACCTCTCTTCCCCGGGGGgcgtggggtggggcagggtgccCGGGCCAGGGGCGTCCACCACTCGACCACATGTCTTTCCTTGCCTTCCCTATTTCCTGCCACCCAGGGGCACTCAGTGCAGGGTCATGGTCCCTATTTGAGAAGGGGAGATGGAGGAAGCATTCTACCTGAGGTCAGGGACCTGGTGGGAATGTTTCAATCTCTGGCCAGCAGTCTCTGGCAGGAGGCTAGAGGCTGGCCAGGGGTGTATGACCACACACCTGCTGTGTCCCTAGCTAGAGAACAGTGATCTATATGACGCCATCACCCTGGGCCTCCATGAGACCAATCTGGGCCTGGAAAACCCGCCTGCTGCAGTGTCCCCCACGGTAGTCCCAGACAAGGCTGCCAGCTCCTGTCCCTCTCCAAAGCCCCAGGTCTCCTTCCTCTACAAAAAGAAGAGCCTGGATGCAAGTCCCTGGAACCTCCCCAAGGAAGAAAGCATGGAGGTGAGGAGGATTCTGGGCTACCCAGAGTCAGGGTTGCTAGACCAGGAATGCGGGTGCCACGTCCACCatcaggcccagagaggccacACTGGCCATCCCCTCAGGCTGCAGAGGGTGAGtgacaggcccagagaggagtGGCCCAGCTTGGAATTACCCAGTGGTTCACCCATGCTGCGGCCTGCCTCTAGCCGGTGGATTTGGTTCAAACCTTGGCTTGGCCTTTCTAGCtgagtgactttggacaagtcacataacctctctgagcctcagtttaccaaTCTTGAGGTTCCTGTGAGGCTTGAATGAGGGAATGGATATGAAATGTCAGAAAAATCCCTTTGTAAACTGTAGAGTGGGATGCCTGTAAGTCAATACTTTATTTTCCTCCACAGCAACTCACAGGAGGGACTCACGGagatttttcttaatatatatcaGATCACAGCGAGGGCTTCTCctcatgtttaaaataaaatctgaaatcttCACCAGGGTCCACAAGAGCCTCACCAGGTGCCCTGCTACCTGTCCCCCTTCTTCACTTTTCTCTAACCTCATTGGCCTTTGGATCTCCCTTGAACACATCAACCtcgttcccacctcagggcccttGCTCTTGCTGTACccactgcctggaatgcttttcccacCAGACATCTGCATGGCTTCTACTCTCACTGCATTCCATTCTCTGcttaaatgtcatttcctcagagAGGACCACCTAAACTATAGAAAATATCCCCTCTCCTACCAGCCTTTCTCCCTATCCCATTactctgctttgttcttcttcagagTACTGATCGTGAGCTGACAGTATATTATCTTGTGATATATTATTGTATCATATATTACATCAACCACATTAAACTATACAACAGAGCAGTATGTTGCCCATCTCCAGGTTAGAATGTAAACTCCCAAGAGGTGGTCTTGCTCATCACTGGGCCCTTGGCACCTAGGACGGTGTCTACACAGTgcttactaaatatttgttgaataaatacacAATTGATGGACTTGGGGGTGGGCCATTCTGAAGGGGAAGGGAGCAGTGAGTGGGTGGGCTCAGGGGGCTCTGAGGGACCACCACTCTTGGGGGGAGAGGAGCAGGGAAGGATGATCTTGGGTGGGAGGTAGATTTCGTGACCCCTGGCCTTGAATGCCAACATAAGGACCATACTCAGAGTCCTAGAGCATGAAGCTGGCAGGGACCCCGAATGTCAACCAAACCCTGCACGTAACCGTCAGGTAAACTGAGCCCAAGACAAGGGGCCTCAGCTTCTCTGAGAGACCTGCAGTTTACCAGAAGGCAACTTAGTGACAGGCTAACCTCTAAGAGGTTCTGTCGTTCTCTCCCCAGGCCCCCGTCAAGGTGCCTCCCCTCCCGGAGAGGAGTGCTTCCCTTCTGGACGAGTCTTTTGGAGGCCCCCACAACATCATCTGTGCAGATCTGAGAACGATGAACCAGGCACGGCTAGGCCGGGGCACAGATGTGTCTGGCAGGCAGGGGCCAGTCCCAGCCAGCAGCCAGGCCTTCTCCCCAGGCAAGGAGGCCCTGAGGAGACTCTCAGATGGAAGCCGGAACAAGCCTGATGGCCCGGGACCTGCCCTCTCTGGGGTGAGCCCAGACCAGGGCCCTAGAGTGTCTCCCACTTCTTGGGGCCTTCTCCTGCCCCCCAGTTCTGAGGCTCTAGGATCCTCAGCTGCTACCTGGAGTCAGGGGTCTCCAAAACTGAGCCGTTCTGCAGACATCTATGAGCTCATCTGGGCAGAAGGCCTCCTAGAGGAGGCCAGGGATGTGCCAGACCAAGAAGGCAGCAGTATCTACAAGCAGATCACAGTCTGCTGGGGTGGCCCAGCCAGGCCCCCCTATCCTGGAGCAAGTCCCACATATAGCAAGCTTTCAGGGTCCACAGACTGTGGCTATGAGAGGATATTGGGGGCCCCGGAGCTCCCAGAGCCCAGGAACACTTATGAACAAATCCCGGCAGCCAGGAGCAAGGAGACTGGACGGACACATAAGGTGGGCTCCATGGGTGGGGTGATAGGAGGGACCTGTGGCCCTCAGGCATGGGCAGGTCAGGtcactgccactgcccagaaCTTTCCAGCCCTAACTTCTGCTTAGAGATGGTGGGAGAGGCAGATGTTAGGTTTGGATGTAAGATGGAGGCTTCCAGGCCCTTCTGATGTATTTCTCTGTGGCAGACTAGGACTCCTGTCCCTCCCTCTTGGCCACTGCAAGCGTCTCAGAGCCTCAGAGAGGTGGACAAGGGCCCTGGCTCCAGGTCTGACTTGCCTTGGCCCTTTTCATGGCTCAGCCACTCCCTAGccatgtggctttgggcaagatAGTTTCCCCCACAACTAAGACTGCCAGATTTAGCAAGATAAAATCAAGACGCCCagttaatttgaatttcagataaacaatgagtAACTTTTTAAAGCATAACTATGTCCCCAATAGTGCAATTATTCCTCatttatctgaagttcaaatttaagCGGGCATCCTGTATTCTCATTTAGCATCTACCCAggatctccatttcctcatctgtaaaatgggctggtCCTATGGATGTATCCAGGGGCGGCTGCCCAGGAGGTGAAGCTAGACATCCTTATGTGCTCAGGACACAGCCCAGAGATGGCTGTCAGTGAGCAGCTGTTATTCCTGGGGATTTCtgataagaaaggagaaaaggggaagcagggatcaggagggcagagggaggtggtCAGGATTCCCAGGGATGCAGAGGAACCCTCCTGGACCCTCAGCCCCAGCGTATTTGCCTACGCCTGGAGGCGATGAGCTGGGAGAGCCCACTCCCCGAGGGCACAGCCTCAGGCCTCGGGCATGTGCAGACCTCCTCTTCCGCTTGAACGGCAAAACCCCGAGCTCCCAGCTGAAAGGCCTTCACCAGAAGGCCTCCCGCAGCTACTCCCGCAGGGAAGGGCTGTGCCCACGCACCCCAGGACAGGGAGCTCGCCTGGTGCAAGGCTGCCTCTGAGGTCCTGATGCCCGGGACCACAGATCCTGCCTGCAGACAGCCCTTCTAAGAACCACAGAAGCCACAACCCATGTCTGCTCTCCCTCTAGCTGCAAAGTCCTTCCGGTCCCTGGTTGTGCCATGtacttccccacccccattctacCTAGGGCATGGCTGGGGCAGACAGCACTGGGGTTGGGGACCCCAGGGGACCCAGTGAGGGAAGGGGGGACTTGGCCTTTCTTCTCCACTCTCCCCTAGCCTCCTTAGCCAGAGAGGGCAAATCCTTCATCCAAACCAGAGGACTGGAGTGGAATTTCTGGCACTGAGAGGGGTGGTGGAAAAACTATCAATATTCCAACCTGGCCTTTCTCCAGCATTGAGCCCCAGCCCCCAGTTGCTGCCAAGGGATGCTCTGAGCctggctctcccctccccatccaggGACCCAGGCTCTAGCATCTTCTCCCTCCTTGCAGCCTGACAAGCTCCGGAGGCTCTTCTTCACGGACAAGAAGCACAAATCCTGAGGAGGCCTGGCTTTCTGAAGCTCACCAGCGGGTTTCCCGGTATCTGGGCTACGCCAGGGCTTACTGGGAAGCTCTCAGCTTGCTTGAAGGCACCCCTTGCACCCTCAGATCGAACCAGCCTGCTCTGGAACAAGGCTCCGAGACAGCCTAGGGGACAGGATGGGAGGGGACCTTCCAGCTGCCTGCAGCTCAGGGCTGTGCCCTGCTTCCCCAGTGCCTCCCACCCATCCAGAGGAAATCAAGGCCCGAGAGGAGTGGGGACTGGCCAAAAGCCACCCGCATTTCCAAGGTGAGCAGGCTGGGCCTGGACGGATTGGCCGTGCTGACCTCCCACCGCTGAACACTTACTGAGCGTGGGGCAGGCCCTGTGGCAGCGCTGGCATTTTCCTGACTGACCGAGTGATGTCATTCAGTTGCTCTTGAGACCAACCAGTGCCCCTCCTTGTGGCCCCATCagcagaaaggagggagggcCCAGGGCCACATCCCTACTCCTGCCCCAGGGGGGTTGGGGCAAGAAACCAGGGAAGTAGCAGCAAAGCCCCATCCTCGGAGGTGATGGTTCTGGCCCTGGGGCACCTAGGCTCCCAGGGACCATCCCCTCAgcccctctctgcccccacctTCATCCCAGCCTCATAATGCAAGCTGGGCAGACCCGGTCCGACCCTTTTTGCTGCAGATCGGGGAGACGGAGACCCGGAGAGGAGCGGCCACCTGCCAGTTGGTCAGCCTGGGCATTGCTGGTCGGTTTCTGGAGCCAGCCAGTGGGTACTCGCTGGCGTCCCTATATGACCAGGTCACCCTCATCTGCCCTCTGCCTCCAGCCAGCCTTGGCCTTTAGGGGTGGCTCTCAGACCCCTCCCATGAGACCCAGACCCCACCTGGTGGCCCTTAGGCCTTGCCCAGGCATCAGCTCTACACATGGGGCCCTCAGGCCTCTCACTACAGCCATTCCCTCAGGTCAGCCTGGCtcctctgtccccttcccttGGGATCCCACTCCCCCTCATACCCATGTGTCCCCACCTCTATAAGGGTGAGCAATTGGGCTGCTgccccctgcccactgcccccagGCAACTAACCCTCCCCAGAGAGAACACTGCAGCCCACCTCGGGCCCCCTCCCTGGGCAGAGTTGGCTCAGTTCACATTTGTGGGGAAAACCTACCCACAGTGGCCTCTTGGCTATGTAGCGTCTCGCTCTGAGAAACGGGGCTCTAAGAGTCCCTACCTCCCAGGGGGGTTGTAGGGACTGAGAGTAAATGAGCAGCCTGCTCAAGGCTGTACGGTTGGTCACCCTCCTAAGGCGGGCCCAAGCCTGGCTGGCCGCCTGGGTCAGCCTGGGCGCTGCTGGGCAGTTTTGGGAGCCAGCCAGTGGGCGCTTGCTGGCCAGCCCTATGTGATCTGGTCACCCTGTACCTGATACATGGTTCGTACTCCATAAATCTTCACCGGAATGACTATCACTATGAGGGAAATGGAAATGGTTTTCACCCAACACCTCTTCACGGTGCTCACTCGAAGATTTGGGGCACAGGTGTGTCTTCCCCTCAAGGACCTAAGCACTGAAATAAAAGTTGGTGCCTAAAGGGGGAAGGCAATGCTTAGAGATGTGAATTGCTAATGGTGGAATTTCAAGGAGAAAAGGGACCAGTGAATATTTCCTAACCTTGGCAGACACAGAGAACACGGGGACATGAAAGTGTTTTACTGTACGAGGAGTTCACAAATCTGTGGACAGCACACACCAGTGAGGATTCCACGTCACTGGGGAAGGCAGATGGGGTGGTGTTCAGGTCCTggacagagacagggacagagccCTTGGCCCTTGTTCACACAGCTTCACATTGGGAAGGGTCAGGGGAGAAGGAACAGGCGGGGTCGGGTGTAGCCCAGCTGTGGGTTTTGAAGAAAGATTGCATAGCTCGTTAaaccttgtccttttttttttttcactttgcccTGGGCAACCAGGGTGCCTGCCCAGCACTTGGACAAGTCAGCACCCCTGCCCTATTAGGGGTTCTGTCTTCCCCTCCCAGTAGGGCCATTTCTGATGGGGAGAGGACCAGGGTGTGGGGAAGGTTGGGGGGATAGAAGGAAGACCTGTGGAGACACCACAGGGGGACTGGGAAAGGCCCTGCCCCTCACATCCCCCCTTCCCTGGTTAAGGATTTTTTGCTGAAAGGGCCAAGGAAATGTGCGTGGGTGTAAACCCCAGAGGCCACAGCTCCTCTCCTGAGGAGCCTGGAGGTCACACTTGTGTAGGCAGCAGAGCTGGATGGTCGGCTTCTGGCCCCTGTAACCTCGGCACTGTCCTCAGATCCGGACGTGGAAAGTGctggaaagagaaagagcagGAGGGGCTGAGAGGCTCTGGACTGGGTGGGTAAAGGTCCTCAGCAGAAAGCCAACCAGGCCCTGCACCCAACCCTGGACAGTTCCTCCAGGAGGGTGCAGAGGATGCAAACAATCTGCACGAGGGAAGGAAGGCCTGGAGGACCAGCTGTGCCCAGGGCATCCAACCCCCGACATAACCAAAGGGCCCCCAGTCTCTATCCTTCACCAGAGACTGGCCCTGCTGGGGACAGAGGACTTCCCAGTCACACACTGAGGGCAGCTCGGCCTGAACGTGACCTGCCTCCCGGCCCACACAGAGCCTGCTGGGACCACTGCTCTCGGGAGCAGCGACAGTGCCTCAGCCCCAAGGGGTCTCCTGGCTGCGGCCCCCATTCAGGCCTGCCCTGCCCATGCCAGCCCCTTGGGAGGGCACCTGAGGAAGTCGGGGGCCTTGGCGATCATGTCCTCGAAGTCGGAGAAGCCCAGCTTGCCGTCGCCATCCAGATCGGCCTCCTCAATGACCTTGTCGCACACGAGCACCACCTCGTCCTCGTCCAGCTCCGACTTGGTGAGCCGGGCCAGCGTCAGCTCCAGGTCCTCCTTGCAGATGAAGTTGTCGGTGTTGAAGTCTGTGGGGTGGGGTCGGGGACGCTCAGGCCACTCTCCTCTGAGCTGGTCACACCAGATACCTCCCTGGCCCCTCTGTGCACACTCTGGGGACACTGGATCCTTGCCCTCAGCCGACAGGGACCAGGGGGTCTCACTCACGAGGCACCTCCTAACACCACATTCAACAAATCCACATTCACAATCTGCACAAACCCCCACCGTGACGGCAAGCCCAGCCCTGGCCTGAGACACTGCGAACGTCCAAATCTGAGGCCTCCTGGGAACTTTGGGCCCAGGCTAAACGGCTCTCCTGGCCTTGTCCCATGGTGGACCCTGTGTTCCCTCTAAAGCTAAGGGAACCAAGACCTGGCAAGGCCGAGTGACTGAATCAAGGTCTGTTGATTCAGATGGCTGttggaggggaagctgggatgctGACCAGGGCCTGTTCGACGCTAAGACCCGTGTTTTCTAAACTGCAACACGTTGCCTCTGGTCCCAAGCCAGACGTGGAGGTCAGAAGGCTCAGAAGCCCCCCCAGAGAGAGGCCCTGTGGTTGCCTTTTGTGCACAAAGAGCAGCGAACATGGTTTGATTCTACTCGGCAAAAGGCACTACCACTGTCCACAGCTCAGCAAGATGTTCAGAGGGCCGAGCCACACGCAGGCTCATCGCAGGGAACTCGAACACTCTTCTGACTGCCTTTCAACCCAACTATCAGATCTCTGCAAGTGCTCTTTCTTCTGTCTGGAGCGCCCTTCCCATTTATCTGTCCAGCAGACTCCATTCATTCTTCAGGGAAACTGAGGTCAAGGAAGTGGGTGATCCTTGCTAGAGGTCAGGCCCCAGTTCCCCCCAGCACCAAACTCCAGGTCCCAGTTGCCTTTCTCCATTCCACCCGCCAGTCCAGGGTGGTAGGGGAGCCCTGGTCCTCCCTTCACTTGTCCCCACACCTGCTTGGCTGTGTGCCCTgcacttcccctctctggcagACTACAGCCTTCCCAGAAGCAACGCCATGGGGTCCAACATTAGGGGGATGATGG
It encodes the following:
- the CIB2 gene encoding calcium and integrin-binding family member 2 isoform X3, whose product is MDYRKSPIVHVPMSLIIQMPELRENPFKERIVESFSEDGEGNLTFNDFVDMFSVLCESAPRDLKASYAFKIYDFNTDNFICKEDLELTLARLTKSELDEDEVVLVCDKVIEEADLDGDGKLGFSDFEDMIAKAPDFLRCPPKGLAWAGQA
- the SH2D7 gene encoding SH2 domain-containing protein 7; amino-acid sequence: MEGHLRQFSLVRGPEGAGDSQALAKPQELALMWFMETQAPLILQNGALPPWFHGFITRKQTEQLLRDKALGSFLIRLSDRATGYILSYRGSDRCRHFVINQLQNRCYLISGDTQSHGTLAELVRHYQEVQFEPFGETLAAACPRVENSDLYDAITLGLHETNLGLENPPAAVSPTVVPDKAASSCPSPKPQVSFLYKKKSLDASPWNLPKEESMEAPVKVPPLPERSASLLDESFGGPHNIICADLRTMNQARLGRGTDVSGRQGPVPASSQAFSPGKEALRRLSDGSRNKPDGPGPALSGVSPDQGPRVSPTSWGLLLPPSSEALGSSAATWSQGSPKLSRSADIYELIWAEGLLEEARDVPDQEGSSIYKQITVCWGGPARPPYPGASPTYSKLSGSTDCGYERILGAPELPEPRNTYEQIPAARSKETGRTHKPDKLRRLFFTDKKHKS